The following proteins are co-located in the Ostrinia nubilalis chromosome 22, ilOstNubi1.1, whole genome shotgun sequence genome:
- the LOC135082677 gene encoding uncharacterized protein LOC135082677 produces MACSKEKEVLFNVLDLYRDMPYLWQKSHKDYSNQPLRTEGFRVLLEIYKNFDEKATVKTIKKKLMNMRTNYNKELAKVNASKQTGAGTDDAYVPTLWYYDALNFLGSRSKPCRITPESIEDEEGSNSSDEDISSQQIQGSIPSTSRGHSVKKKKETLLQKQEKIIKSAEVMLSNKEEEDWEVFGKSVGLQLKDINGTQLIFTQKIISDVIFNAKLGRLSEDSCLLVTPSEIRHTLNRYNYQIPFIQSPASSYSSPSPYNRQSPKLPHKRPSSRNYLSPTPSPPSSSTTQYHPPHPIQFPQQAFQSSQQAIQSPQQTIQLPKHTIQSSQHIIQSPQPAIQSPQHSFPSRITVNNPDDFSEYIGNESVSTISPKLPHKRPSSRNYSSPTPSPPSSSTTQYHPPHPIQFPQPFQSSQQAIQSPQQTIQLPQHTIQSSQHTIQSSQHIIQSPQPAIQSPQHSFPSRITVNNPEDFLEYIENESGSTVSPSIVEGSANVMKDFLIFKPKKE; encoded by the exons ATGGCTTGTTCGAAAGAGAAAGAAGTGCTTTTTAATGTACTCGATTTGTACCGAGACATGCCATATTTATGGCAGAAAAGTCATAAAGATTATTCTAATCAACCACTACGTACTGAAGGATTCCGGGTGTTGTTGGAAATTTATAAAAACTTTGATGAAAAAGCTACagtcaaaacaataaaaaagaagTTGATGAATATGCGCACCAATTACAATAAAGAATTGGCtaag GTAAATGCTTCCAAACAAACTGGTGCAGGGACAGATGACGCGTATGTACCAACTTTATGGTATTACGACGCCTTAAACTTTCTTGGGTCAAGGAGTAAACCGTGTCGCATAACACCAGAGAGTATCGAAGATGAGGAG GGCTCAAACTCATCTGACGAAGACATTTCAAGCCAGCAAATTCAAGGATCAATTCCTTCAACGTCTAGAGGACATAGcgttaaaaaaaagaaagaaacacttctacaaaaacaagaaaaaattatcaaatctgCTGAAgtaatgttatcaaataaagaagaagaagactggGAAGTATTTGGAAAGTCTGTAGGCTTGCAGTTAAAGGATATAAATGGAACACAACTGATATTTACTCAAAAAATTATATCCGATGTAATTTTTAATGCTAAACTTGGACGACTTTCTGAAGATTCTTGTCTACTCGTCACGCCATCGGAAATAAGACATACATTGAACAGATACAACTATCAGATACCCTTCATCCAATCACCAGCATCAAGTTATTCATCCCCGTCACCATACAACCGACAGTCCCCTAAGTTGCCTCACAAACGTCCATCATCACGCAATTATTTATCACCCACACCGAGTCCTCCATCGTCATCTACTACACAGTATCATCCGCCTCATCCAATTCAGTTTCCACAACAAGCATTCCAGTCGTCACAACAAGCAATCCAATCGCCACAACAGACAATTCAGTTACCAAAACACACAATCCAGTCGTCACAACACATAATTCAATCACCACAACCAGCAATCCAGTCACCACAACATTCATTTCCCTCGAGAATCACTGTCAACAATCCTGACGATTTTTCAGAATACATTGGAAATGAATCAGTGTCTACTATTTCCCCTAAGTTGCCACACAAACGTCCATCATCACGCAATTATTCATCACCCACACCGAGTCCTCCATCATCATCTACTACACAGTATCATCCGCCTCATCCAATTCAGTTTCCACAACCATTCCAGTCTTCACAGCAAGCAATCCAATCGCCACAACAAACAATTCAGTTACCACAACACACAATCCAGTCGTCACAACACACAATCCAGTCGTCACAACACATAATTCAATCACCACAACCAGCAATCCAGTCACCACAACATTCATTTCCCTCGAGAATCACTGTCAACAATCCTGAAGATTTTTTAGAATACATTGAAAATGAATCAGGGTCAACTGTTTCCCCGTCTATAGTAGAAGGGAGTGCCAATGTAATGAAAGATTTTTTGATTTTCAAGCCGAAAAAAGAATAA